From Herbiconiux flava, one genomic window encodes:
- a CDS encoding zinc-dependent alcohol dehydrogenase, which translates to MKALQFVEEDSAAVRDLDVPAIAADEVLIASRRVGVCHSDIELLEGRYIIPFEYPVIPGHEWSGEVAAVGSAVTEFEVGDRVVGECVIGDDHFGFSISGAAAEYFVAKPAWLHRLPSELSWAAGALVEPFSVAYYALMRVGNVNGSDVLVVLGAGPIGLAVTAAAAALGATTIVVEPSEERRAVAVALGAVEAVHPDDAAATLDRLSGSRGADVVVECSGRPEVMATALELAAFRGRIAYIGIDVGRSAPAPLGLIQSKELTITGSIGSPGVWPQTLRFLASSGIDLSPLITHVYGIDEATDAVATARAQRGVIKAHVELSAPAPVAPSA; encoded by the coding sequence ATGAAGGCCCTGCAGTTCGTCGAGGAGGACAGCGCCGCCGTGCGCGACCTCGACGTCCCCGCCATCGCCGCCGACGAGGTGCTGATCGCCTCCCGCCGCGTCGGCGTCTGCCACTCCGACATCGAGCTGCTCGAGGGCCGGTACATCATCCCGTTCGAGTACCCGGTGATCCCGGGTCACGAGTGGTCGGGCGAGGTGGCCGCGGTCGGCTCGGCCGTCACCGAGTTCGAGGTCGGCGACCGGGTCGTGGGGGAGTGCGTGATCGGCGACGACCACTTCGGCTTCTCGATCTCCGGCGCCGCGGCCGAGTACTTCGTGGCCAAGCCCGCCTGGCTGCACCGCCTTCCCTCCGAGCTGTCCTGGGCGGCCGGCGCCCTCGTCGAGCCGTTCAGCGTGGCGTACTACGCGCTGATGCGGGTGGGCAACGTGAACGGCAGCGATGTGCTCGTCGTGCTCGGCGCCGGCCCGATCGGCCTCGCGGTGACCGCCGCCGCGGCCGCCCTCGGGGCCACGACGATCGTCGTCGAGCCCTCGGAGGAGCGCCGCGCGGTCGCGGTCGCGCTCGGGGCCGTCGAGGCCGTGCATCCTGACGACGCGGCGGCCACCCTCGACCGGCTCTCGGGCTCGCGGGGCGCCGACGTCGTGGTGGAGTGCTCGGGCCGGCCCGAGGTGATGGCGACGGCGCTCGAGCTGGCCGCCTTCCGCGGGCGGATCGCCTACATCGGCATCGACGTGGGGCGCTCGGCGCCGGCGCCGCTCGGGCTGATCCAGTCGAAGGAGCTCACCATCACCGGGTCGATCGGTTCGCCCGGTGTCTGGCCGCAGACCCTCCGCTTCCTGGCGAGCTCGGGCATCGACCTGTCGCCCCTGATCACCCACGTCTACGGCATCGACGAGGCGACGGATGCGGTGGCCACCGCTCGCGCCCAGCGCGGCGTGATCAAGGCCCACGTGGAACTCTCGGCGCCGGCGCCGGTGGCTCCGTCGGCCTAG